A window of Glycine soja cultivar W05 chromosome 13, ASM419377v2, whole genome shotgun sequence genomic DNA:
CATTGTAGtatcttttctatttcattcttatttattttcttcctgttttctttctctttagtATAAACAAAGCATAAAAGTGtattaaattcaatatttttaataagaaagtaaccaaattaattaaataattaaagtcgttgaaataaaaaagtgagcTTTATTACAACACTCCTTAGTCCATAGTCCCTCAACTCTTTTTAGTTCTTCTTACTTTCACTGTTAGGGTCAAAACCCAGTCCAAGCTCCCCAAAACGCAAAACCCGCGCGGCACCATTTCATCTCATTTCCCGCTCAATATGGCAGACAACAAAAAACGCCGGCGCAAGGACCCCGCCGGCGACGAGCTACCCTTCAAGAACAAGCTGAAACCCGACTCAGCAATCATGGAAACCCTAAAGCAGTTCtccgcctcctcctcctcctcctccgtcTCCCAAACCCTAACCCTCCAGGACCTCTCCCTCCCCTTCCGGTGCCGCGAGGTGGCAGACCTCTCCCTCTCCTCCGTGCAGTCCAACATCGAGTCCCTCATCCTCAGGATCGCCCACTCCATCCTCTCCGGCCACGGCTTCTCTTTCGACGTCCCTTCCCGCTCCGCCGCCAACCAGCTCTACGTGCCCGAGCTCGACCGCATCGTCCTCAAGGACAAATCCTCCCTTCGCCCGTTTGCGAACATCTCCACTGTGCGGAAATCCGCCATCACCGCCCGCATCCTGCAGCTCATCCACCAGCTCTGCATCAAGGGCATCCATGTCACCAAGCGTGACCTCTTCTACACCGACGTCAAACTCTTCCAGGACCAGGTATGTATGATGTACCTATTCATATCATccaccattttttttcaataagttAAAATGTTAATGGTGTTTTTTCTCTATGTACAATCGCCAATTTTTGACACATTAATCGAGTTCTAAGATTCAATCCCCGGCTTTACCCCAAAATGGGTCGATCCGGTGAGAGAGGATTAATCCGGTGCCAAATAAGAAGTTCCAGATATTGccaattttttggtttttgaatCCCTCGCTTTTCCTTCCTGCATTTAACTCCTGTAAGATAGCGTGCAGTTGCTTGATAGTTTGTCTAACAAGGGGGTGAAATCTGTGTGTTCCATCATAACTAGTATGCCTTTTAGAAAGATCATCAAGTTGCTTCAGAATAATAAGTTCAgttatgtttggataaattcTTCATAAACACTTATAAGACAGGAAAATAGAAGCTAAAATGAATTGAAGTTCtcccaaaaccaaaatcaatttatgtATTTAAGCTTTTAGAGAAGTTAGACTAAAGAGCTTTTATAAGATTTGTGTGTAAGTTGATTTTTCAACATGTTTGGAATTGGACACCTGTTTGAAACAGGGAAATCACCTCAATTACGGTGAAAAATGTTAAATCTAGAAATATTTGCTTCTGACTTAACTTGAAAAACTATGTTGACACTGAAACCTAACATGCTATTCATCTTATGAAGCTTGTGGTGAAGTTTATTCTTAGGCCTGGTTTGGATAAACTTCCCCGTAAGCacttaaaggaaaagaaaataagaagcaaAAATGAATTGGGTTTCTcccataaactaaaattagtaTATGCACAAGTTAAAAACAACTTTTGGAAAAGCTAAATGAGAGGACTTCTACAAATTGGCTTATGCATAAACTAGTCTTAGCTTATGTTAGAAgctcatttcatttttctttcctgttttcttctcctataagtgcTTATGAAGTTTATCCAATCGGAGTGGAGTTAGACTGAATGACGAAAGTTTGGGGTATTTAGAAAATGCAGGATGAAAAGTGAAGGTTATAGAAGTTAGgacaaaaactaacaattggCAATTttacaaggacaaaaaacaTTGTTAACCCATAAATAAATCATCGTTTATCATTTTTTGTAGTGCTgttgtttttacaaaaataagcaATTCACCAAATTTGCATGAATCAGATCCAATCTGATGCTGTTCTGGATGATGTGTCCTGCATGCTGGGGTGCACTCGGTCCAGCCTCAATGTCGTTGCTGCGGAGAAAGGGGTGGTGGTTGGGAGGTTGATTTTCAGTGACAATGGGGATATGATCGATTGCACCAAAATGGGGATGGGAGGGAAGGCAATTCCGCCAAATATTGATCGAGTTGGGGATATGCAGAGTGAtgctttgtttattttgttggtGGAGAAGGATGCTGCTTATATGAGGTTGGCTGAGGATAGGTTCTACAACCGTTTTCCATGCATAATTGTGACTGCAAAGGGGCAGCCAGATGTTTCCACTAGGCTGTTCTTGAGGAAGATGAAGACAGAGTTGAAGCTGCCGGTGCTGGCTCTAGTTGACAGTGATCCTTATGGGTTGAAGATTCTGTCGGTTTATGGCTGTGGGTCCAAGAACATGTCTTATGACAGTGCTAACTTAACCACCCCTGATATCAAGTGGCTTGGGGTTAGGCCTAGTGATTTGGACAAGTACAAGATACCTGAGCAGTGTAGGTTGCCGATGACCGAGCAGGATATTAAGACTGGCAAGGACTTGCTGGAGGAGGATTTTGTCAAGAAGAACCCTGGTTGGGTGGAGGAATTGACCTTGATGGTCAAGACTAAGCAAAAGGCTGAAATACAGGCTTTGAGCACTTTTGGTTTTCAGTATCTGTCAGAAGTTTATTTGCCCTTGAAGTTGCAGCAGAAAGATTGGCTTTGACCTGTGAATAATGTAGTAATATCTAAGAATTAAAATGGTGGTTATGCCACTACTTAGCCCAACAGCTTAGTCATGCTATAGTATCTCTGCAAGTTGCACCAGAATGTGGTAAATTTTTAAGTATCCTTCAttgaaaaattgttaaaaaattatgttgatcGTCTGTTTTTCAGACTGAGTTTATAATTGTCTTATTGTTCTTGCATCAGTTAACAGGGAACTgggtttattaaattataaacccCTGCTTTTGAATTGCTTAAGTTTCCCTTGATGTTGCTTCTAATTCTGAACTCCAAGCATTATAGGTCTCTAAATTGTGTCGGATTAGTACAAGTTTATTTTCCCTTGAAATTGCAGCTGAAGGATTGGCTTTGACCTGTGAATAATGtagtaatatttaataattgaaatGGGGGTAATGCCACTACTTGTACCAACAGCTTGGTGATGCTGTTGTATGTCCACCCAATTTACACTGGAACCTGGATAAGTATCCTTCACTGGAAATTGTTCCAAAATTATGTTGACGGTCTATGTTTTTTTCTTAGAGAATTTTCcgttttattgttttcttatttttccatCAGTAAACTGGGGACCAagtttattgaaatttttaaacgGAGTGCTTTAGAATTGCTTGAGATTCCCTTGATCTTGCTCCTAATTCTGAGCTGAAAGAATTGTATTTAATTAGTAATAATACTGCTTGGAGGAAGATACTCAAAAGCTAATCCTCCTGTCATACCGAGATTTAAAGTGCTCCTAAATTTTTCATGATGAAGGATATCATCCTATGTTATCTGATTTTGTTTGGCTAAACTTGGTCCAGTGAGGGAAAACATTATGTATCATCGACAAGGGTTATAGCCTTATGGCCACTTGTGTTGTGCTCAAGAGTATATGCAATACCAAATCATCTAACTCAAGAATCAGATATTTATAGATTTGGTATTAGCTTGTCTGGATATAATTACCGGAAGGAAAGagatttacaattaaaaatctgCAGGAGAGCAGAATATTGTTACGTGGGTAAGAAAATCGTATTGTTATTTCTTCTCATAGGTCTGGCTCATTCGAAAGCCTGAGAGTACAATAGTGAATTGTTAAATAAACATTGTGGATAGTTTCATTCGCatagtaatagtaataataatggtaaaaaaaaaaggtaatctttatggactaaataaaggGAGTTAAACATTTCCTTATGAATTAGCCGTGCTTGGAAAAACTTAATGCAAAATATTACTTCGAACTTGAAAATTGTGATAAGAAATCATTTCTATCCAAATGCTCAAATAGTTGATAGTTATTTTAACAAACGTTAGTCTGGTTGATAATGAACAAACTCATTACAAGTTGTCGAGATAATGATCTTGTTGTCGGTGAAGTACTTCTAAGTACTTATTGAACTTTGAGATCTATTCTAATCTTAATGAATTTTTAGATCCAAGTCactttatttatagtttttgtcTCTCAatcaaatcttaattaaaagtaaaaaaaagttaaagatttTGTCATGGTGGTTGGATTCCTTTTGAGTGATGTTTTATGTTCAGGATGCTTTCTAATGCTCTCCTTTACTTTCTTTTgtgctaaatatatttttctcataaaaagaAATTCTTTTTTAAGAGTAAATGTCTAATAACATGTTTACATATGCGTTATTGATCTACGTTGCTCTTCAAATCTATGTCAAATATAAGGAAATGACGCAGGAGCAACTCTTGCTTCTAGCTGATCCACATCCGAAGGCAAAGGACACAAACACAATAAATTATTGTTAGAAAATGTTTAACAAGTAATTAATTACGTTCTTATTGAATGATGACGGTCATGTGTTATGTTATAATTGAATATAAAttccatgaaaaataaaatatatgattatttttattaaccaATCAGAACATGATACATGATCGTCATCATCTAATAAGAACATAATACGTGTTCGTCTATGAACCGGAGGATCACATGATTTGATTAAATACTAGAATAAAATTCGTGAATAATTTGATCAGaggacaaaatttaaaattagagacAAAATGGAagacaaaaatgtaattttgccaaaaaaaaaaagaagtgcaATCCGAAATACCCGTATCTTTTGCTCAGTTCAAAGAAATTCAGTGACCTAACGAGTGTGCATTTGAGGGGTAGATCGGGAATTGGAACTCTTTCGTAAGTTCTGGAATCTACACCACCCCATCTACGCTCTAAACTCCGATCCCTAACTTAACCTAACCAGACATCTTCCTCGCCTCTGCCAGGCACATCGTCCTACGCCACACAAACACCACACAGATCGTTCCTTCACATCTTACCCTAATTTGATTATTCCCCAATTTCATCGAaccaataaattatatataaatatatttttatttttattttttgatgccGATAAAAAATGCCGCCAAAGCAGCAATCAAAAGCTGATTTAGCGAAGAAGCAGAAGATTGTAGAGGACAAAACCTTCGGtctcaagaacaagaacaagagtAAAAACGTCCAGAAGTATGTTCAGAATCTCAAGCAATCCGTGCAGCCAAGGCCCGATACCGCCAAAGTCGATGCCAAGGTATGTGTgcctctaattttattttattttgttaatcatAAAATTGATTAGTTATTTATTGTCCTTAATCCATTGGGGTTTGTATTTTGCAACATAATAAAAAGATGTGTTGTTATTGTGATGATTACAGAAaaagaaggaggaggagaaggccAAGGAGAAGGAGCTAAATGATTTGTTCAAAATCGCTGTTACTCAACCCAAAGTGCCTGTTGGTAATCATTTTAGAAATTTTCTGATTTCTGACTTGAAATTACTTTTCTTTATCCAATGGgtttataattattgattagtGTTGCTGGAAGTggaaactaataatatatctGAATTTGCTTTGGGCCAGGTGTTGATCCCAAGTCCATATTATGTGAGTTTTATAAAGTGGGGCAGTGTGCCAAGGGCTTCAAATGCAAGTTCTCGCATGATTTGAATGTTCAGAGGAAAGGGGAGAAGATTGACATTTACAGTGATAAGCGTGACCAGGGTATTGCTTTAAGTTCAATGATGATTATTGCTGTGGTTTTGATggcttttttctctctttatctaACCTTTTGATTTGGTTCCTGTATTGTCAGAAACAATGGAGGATTGGGATCAAGAGACCTTGGAGAAGGTGGTGGAGTCAAAGAAAACTGAGTATAATCAGAATAAACCAACTGACATAGTACGTTTTGTTAGATTTGTAATTTGTTGGAAACTTGGAATTACAACTGTTACATTGATTTGTTTGAtattcattttcgttttttgtGGTTCTCTATGGTTTTTGTTTGTTGTGGGGGCTTTTTTTGGATGTTTAATGGTATTGCATTACCTtcaaattttatgttatttgtgGCTTATGCTACTCAAAATGACCGCTGTCTGTTATTTGTGTACTATCTCCAGGTCTGTAAATACTTTTTGGATGCAGTAGAAAAGAAGCAATATGGTTGGTTTTGGGTCTGCCCCAATGGTGGTAAGAATTGCCATTATAGACATGCTCTTCCACCTGGTTATGTTTTGAAATCTCAAATGAAGGCTTTGTTAGAggaagaaagtgaaaaaatatcaattgaaGAGGAGATTGAAAATcaggtgttttttttcttacaataaGCTATGTCATTCAGTATTCAATATTGTATCAGGTTATCTAACAAAATACTTAACATGGTTTAGCGTGCCAAAGTGGCAACTACAACTCCTATGACTCCTGAGTTATTCTTtgagtggaagaagaagaagatagaagagaGAGATGCCAATATAGCTGCACAACAGGCTGAGAGGGCTAAGAATGATCGCATGAGGTATATCCACTATCTGTTCCCTATGGTTCACTTGTaaaatgtatgtatatatgccCCCCCACCCTCTTTTACTctataaaaatgtgaaaaagtGAGGGAACTTCATGTTGTTGAACctgttaaaaaaaaggaattacgAGTGGTTATGAAGGTGgacaatattttacttttttcccCTGCTAATCTGGTTACATTATTTTCTCCTTCAATGCAGTGGTCGGGAGCTATTTTTGTCAAATGCTAGCTTGTTTGTGGATGATGCAGAAGCATATGACGTGTACCAGAGAGAACCAGAATCTTATGAAACTGAAGAGAATGTAAGTTCTTTATTCATGTCTGTCTCTgcataatttgatttaatatagTTCGAATTATGATAACCAATCTGGTGAATGCAAATCTGAGATAAATGCTGCTGGATGATTTCCATTCACATAAAAAGCTGCAGTACAACTGCAATGTCAGGAATGTTCTGGCTTttgtacaaataaaaatttcactgttgcaaacataaaaaatggacTGCAACTGCATGGCTGTAGCCACATCATGAGTAAATTGTAGTATCTGCTATGTGACTGAGTGCACAACTTGTGCTTGTTTCTAAAAGCCCGTCGCAATGGGATATAGGTCCTATTAAACTTCTCCATAAGCATTTATATTAGAAGTAAATAAGAAGGTAAAACAAATTGAACTTTtcccataagttaaaatcaacctATGCACTTCAGTTTTTGGAATAGTTAGATGAGAAAGTTTCTGTAAAAGTTAattgcataagttgattttaacttatggaaGAAACTCAATGATTTTATCTGATTTTCTTTTCTCAGAAGTGCTTATATagaaatttattcaaacatGGTCATAATGTATCAGTAACGagttccaaaaataaaaattagaagttcttgaataaaaataatgctTGCACTTAGGTTGCTGATATGGTTGTCCTTTAAAGTAATGCTCTTGTCAAATCACGTTCTTGTGTTTTCCCTTGGTCATGGAGCTCTGCCCTGAATAATGAATTATTGCCAGTTTGAAGTTTCTTTCTTCGCCATTACAAGAGGAGAATATTGGCTTCTAGCACTAGCTCTCTTGACTCATTCTTCCTCTATTCAGTATGCAGTTTAAATGTGTGCTTTAAGTATGTAATGTTGTATCTTTTTACATCAactgtatattttgtttttctaattgttGGATCCAACTTCAGGGGAGTAGGAATGCTGCAGAAGATGGTCCCAGCTCCTCAGCAACAGCCGCTGCTGATGGTGATTATCTTGATGACATAGATGACGATGACGAGTTGGACATGGATGAGTTAGAAGAATTGGAAGCAAGCTTATCCAAGACATCAATCCTAATAAAGGAAACAGGAGCTGAAGCTTAATCCTGAGAGTTTGTCGCAATCTTCATGTGATATTTTTATGCCTCTGCTGAACAATAGAGCATTTGCCTGTAGCCACTCGCTCTCCTTGCTTTCATGGAAGGTTTTTGAATGAAGGCTGTGGAGATAATGAAATTACTATTTGCTGCATCGCATTTGGTATGAATAGTGGCTGTTTGGTATAATCCACTTTCCTTTTTTGTTAGATCTCTTATTGGACCTTAGACAGACATTTTTGTTGTTTGAAATAAGTAGTCTTGTGCAGACTGTACCTGATTTGTACATGAGTTTCCTTATGTCGAAAAGGTGTCTTTAGTTGTTGTCGCGCTTGTGATTTTCTTGAAACCATCAAAGCATAAAGTGGTATTTGTTATGTTATGAATGCTATAGCTAGATACCTTGGGGCTTTAGAGGATGCTTGGGATTTTGAGGTGGAGTTAGTTTTCTTACCCATTTCttggattttaaaaaaagactcCGAGAACAGTTTTTTTCCCATGCTTAGTATTGTTTTAGgaagaaattataaaagaacAAATAGGCCTGAGTATTTTTTAGATTGCATATGAATTCGCTCCTTTTTCCATTCCTATACTCCTTGAAAATATTACACTGATATCACTTGTATATTTTACTATTTCTAATTGTtcgaaaaatattatatgatttaTCCCTAAAAGGGAGGTTGtagtagaaattaaaaaaggaaGGGTATTGTGTGCAATCTAAAAAAACCTGAGAacatgttaatataattttactctttttaatCCATTCATTTCGgatgaaaaagaggaagaaatcTGCTTTTTGtgtaataaaaatactaaaatatctttattttctttccacaaAGATACTTATaccattttatttatatttttttccctttttctgcACAATTGAActagagaaaataaattgttaccttttttttctttcattttgtctTCTATTAAACAAACTAAacatgatttcattttttactctttttcgtAAGATAGGTGACCTTGAAATTTTCAGCTCATCCCACATTGTTTGGGAAGCTAATCATGTTGCAAACTAGGATGACAAAAAAGTTCATACCTGCGGATAAAAATCACCATGGATAGTGATGGATACTTTCAATAGATATTTGTAATCCTTGAAATCATAAAAGTatcctcatatatatatatagatatattatCAAGAAAAAAACCATAAACCTAATTTTCATTTTGCCTCATGATCCTCTTGTGTCtcaccttcattttttttttctctttgaatttatgcttttgagacactgattttttttttttaacttatactTTGGATTTATATTTACTTATGCTTAAGAGAtacatatttcatatttaatttttttgtgttgttacttATGCataaagtgatattttttactttcagtatatattaatttgaagtATTCATGGGTATCCATGAATATCTACGGGTATAAAAAATCCGTAAATATTTTCCAAATAGACGTCCAATGGGTAAATGGGTGGACAACGAACACAAATTTTCTCCAACAAAAAGTTAGTAAGTAGCCTTACTAGTGATTGATTCCACTCATTGTCATTCCAATTGCGAACTTGTATGCTAAGTTTGaactttttagttcttataataacttgacttttgttatattttttgctCCTGGTCTCCCTTATGGGTGATTTGAATTGTATTGTTGTATGGGATTTAACTTTGGTTGTGGGGTGCGTTGCCTCCTTCTATTCAGCAAaacaaaaagatatatatatatatatatatatatatatatatatatatatatatatatatttgtgtataTCCACATATTCGGTAGTCCTTCAAAAGATTGTACAAATTCACTCCGGATTGTTTTTTCTCAAGATTCAAACTAGGGATGTCCCTCTTAAGAGTATTCCAATACATATTCTTATCCCACAAACTAGCTTAGGGTTTTGCTTTGGGCACCAGCAGAATTACTGGTACAcccaacaaatttttaaaattttcattatatcCCTCCCTTATAACTTCTTATTCAACGCTTTGTTTTTTAATGTTTCTTCATGCGAGCTTGTTATTTTTTCCTTCACCTTCGTTCTCGTGAGAGGTGTTCCGTGAGAGTTGCCCGTTCATTGTTGTGTCTTCTTTGGTGGAGGTGCATTGTTTATGGTGGTTCAT
This region includes:
- the LOC114380722 gene encoding DNA topoisomerase 6 subunit A codes for the protein MADNKKRRRKDPAGDELPFKNKLKPDSAIMETLKQFSASSSSSSVSQTLTLQDLSLPFRCREVADLSLSSVQSNIESLILRIAHSILSGHGFSFDVPSRSAANQLYVPELDRIVLKDKSSLRPFANISTVRKSAITARILQLIHQLCIKGIHVTKRDLFYTDVKLFQDQIQSDAVLDDVSCMLGCTRSSLNVVAAEKGVVVGRLIFSDNGDMIDCTKMGMGGKAIPPNIDRVGDMQSDALFILLVEKDAAYMRLAEDRFYNRFPCIIVTAKGQPDVSTRLFLRKMKTELKLPVLALVDSDPYGLKILSVYGCGSKNMSYDSANLTTPDIKWLGVRPSDLDKYKIPEQCRLPMTEQDIKTGKDLLEEDFVKKNPGWVEELTLMVKTKQKAEIQALSTFGFQYLSEVYLPLKLQQKDWL
- the LOC114382445 gene encoding zinc finger CCCH domain-containing protein 11-like — protein: MPPKQQSKADLAKKQKIVEDKTFGLKNKNKSKNVQKYVQNLKQSVQPRPDTAKVDAKKKKEEEKAKEKELNDLFKIAVTQPKVPVGVDPKSILCEFYKVGQCAKGFKCKFSHDLNVQRKGEKIDIYSDKRDQETMEDWDQETLEKVVESKKTEYNQNKPTDIVCKYFLDAVEKKQYGWFWVCPNGGKNCHYRHALPPGYVLKSQMKALLEEESEKISIEEEIENQRAKVATTTPMTPELFFEWKKKKIEERDANIAAQQAERAKNDRMSGRELFLSNASLFVDDAEAYDVYQREPESYETEENGSRNAAEDGPSSSATAAADGDYLDDIDDDDELDMDELEELEASLSKTSILIKETGAEA